Sequence from the Methanosarcina siciliae T4/M genome:
ACTCATACTTGTGAAATATATTGAGTGGAGGATCCCGCTATCATATCTCTTGACAACGGTTATCCTGGCTTCAGTGCTTGGAGACCCCATATCTTACGTGGTTTCGGGGACTTTCCTTCTTGGAGTATTCTTCATTGCCACGGAGACAGTTACAAGTCCGGTAACCCGGAATGGAAGAATTGTATACGGGATCCTTTGTGGAGTCCTTACTGTGATTTATGGGTATTTCTCAGGAAACTATGTATGGGGTACCCTTTATGCCCTGCTTCTGTCAAACGCGGTAGCTCCATTTATCGAACTCAAGACTCTTCCAAAACCTATGGGTGGTGTAGCGCATGAGTGATGGTAAGGAAGTAATGAAAGTTATTGTAACAATAGTGGTAATTTCTGCTGTTGCTGCAGCTTTGCTTGCTCTCACCTATACTCCTACCCAGGAGCAGCTGAAACTTTTACATGCAGAACAGCAGAAAGAAGCCATGAAGGCAATCCTTCCGCAGGCTTCTGATTTCGAAGAAGTTGCCGGGTCTGAGGTGGATGATGATGGAAATCCTGTTGTGCTGTACTACCGGGGAGTTGATTCTTCAGGAAATGTCGTAGGCTATGTGGTCGAACGGAACCAGGTAGGAGCCCAGGGCATGATCCAATTGCTTGCGGGAATTTCCTCGGATTTTAGTACGATCACAGGGTTTCAGGTTATGAAACATTCCGAAACCCCCGGTTTAGGAGCCCTTATTACAACTCCCGAATTCCAGGGGCAGTTTGTGGATCTTCCTGTGGCCGATACGAGTTTAACCAAAAATGGCGGTCAAGTTGATTCAATTTCCGGAGCTACGATCTCTTCACAGGCAGTGGTAGATGCGCTGCACAGTGCAGTTGATTATGTATCCGCACAGGAGGGCTGATATGAATCCTATAAGTGAATTTATACGCGGAATTACTAAAGACAACCCTACCTTTGGGCTTGTGCTCGGGCTCTGTCCGACTCTAGCAGTCACAACATCCGTGGAAAACGGGATCGGTATGGCCATGGGTACACTGTTCGTGTTGGTAGGTTCGAACATGATGGTTTCTGCGATCCGAAAAGGAATTCCGGGGACAGTTAGGCTTCCCATTGAAATTATTGTCATTGCAACTTTCGTTACGATCGTTGACATGGTGATGGAAGCATTTACACCGGACCTGTATGCATCTCTCGGTGTGTTCATTCCTTTGATCGTGGTTAATTGTATTGTTATTGGAAGGGCTGAGGCCTACGCCCTGAAGAATGGAGTCTTTTATTCGATTATCGATGCTCTTGGTGAGGGTACGGGTTTTCTGCTCGTGTTAATTCTCATCGGGGGAATCAGAGAACTGCTGGGAACTGGCATTATCGATCCGTTCGGAATGACTCTCATAAACCTGAGTGGTATAATCCACCCTGCAATGTTCATGACCATGTCCCCAGGTGCCTTCCTCACAATTGCAGTGTTGATGACCATTGTGAACTATCGCAGGCAGCAGAAAGCTGCAAAGGGTGGTTAAAATGGCAGAATCTCTATTTACAATCTTTCTTGAAGGAGTGTTTATCAAGAACTTTCTTCTCATTCAGTTCCTGGGCTTATGTTCTTTTGTGGGCGTAACCAAGGACCTGAAAAGTGCTTCAGGAATGTCGGGTGCTGTAGTTTTCGTCATGGCGATGGCAGCAACCGTATCCTTTGCTCTGTATAATTTCATTTTAGTACCCCTAAAGCTGGAGTTCCTGCGGACTATCGCTTTCATCGTGGTTATCGCGGCGCTCGTGCAGCTTGTAGAGTTTATCGTTAGGAAACATGTGCCTGCCCTCTACCGTTCCCTCGGGATCTACCTGCCCCTGATTACCACCAACTGTGCGGTGCTCGGGGCTGTGCTCCTTAATGTCATGAACGATTTCGATTTCGCTCAGAGCGTTGTCTTCGGAGTGGCTGCAGGGCTTGGTTATACGGTTGCCATGCTGATGATGGCTGCAATAAGGGAAAGAAGTGACCTGGTAGAAGTGCCGAAATCCGTTGGAAGAGGTGTAACATACGCGTTCTTCATTGCGACTATTATGTCAATGTCTTTCGTGAACTTCTTTGGGGTGATTCCCCTTGAATAACGTGCTCATAAACTCTATAGCCGTACTTGCGGGTCTGGGGTTTGCAGTCGGGGTAATGCTGGTCATTGCTTCCAAGGTCTTTAAGATCGATTCAAATCCCCTTATCGATGATGTTGCTTCCCTTTTGCCAGGAGCAAACTGTGGAGGTTGCGGATTTGCGGGTTGTGCAGCATGCGCTGAAGCAATCGTTGAAAATGGTGCTCCTGTAAACAGTTGCCCTGTAGGTGGTTTTGAGGTTGCAAAGCAGATCGGTGCTCTTCTCGGCCAGGAGGTTACGGAAACCGAACCTGCGTATCCATTTGTCCGCTGTCAGGGTGGCAATGTTAACTGTACAACCCTTTACGACTATGAAGGAGTTGAAGGCTGTAAGGCTGCCCTGATGATCTGTGATTCCAGGAAAGGCTGTACTTATGGCTGCGTCGGTCTGGGGACATGTGTTCGTGCCTGCCAGTTCGGTGCTCTCTCGATGGGAGAAAACGGGTTCCCTGTTGTGAATAAAGTCCTCTGTACAAGCTGTGGTAACTGTATTGCAGCCTGCCCTAACGGGGTGCTCACCTTTGCCAGGGACTCGGAGAAAGTGCATGTGCTCTGCCGTTCCCATGACAAGGGTAAGGACGTTAAGGCAGTCTGTGAGGTCGGATGTATAGGCTGTAAAAAGTGTGAAAAAGAATGTCCCGCAGGGGCGATCAAGGTCACTGACTTCCTGGCTGAAATTGACCAGGAAAAGTG
This genomic interval carries:
- the rnfG gene encoding Rnf electron transport complex subunit RnfG, coding for MSDGKEVMKVIVTIVVISAVAAALLALTYTPTQEQLKLLHAEQQKEAMKAILPQASDFEEVAGSEVDDDGNPVVLYYRGVDSSGNVVGYVVERNQVGAQGMIQLLAGISSDFSTITGFQVMKHSETPGLGALITTPEFQGQFVDLPVADTSLTKNGGQVDSISGATISSQAVVDALHSAVDYVSAQEG
- the rnfE gene encoding Rnf electron transport complex subunit RnfE; this translates as MNPISEFIRGITKDNPTFGLVLGLCPTLAVTTSVENGIGMAMGTLFVLVGSNMMVSAIRKGIPGTVRLPIEIIVIATFVTIVDMVMEAFTPDLYASLGVFIPLIVVNCIVIGRAEAYALKNGVFYSIIDALGEGTGFLLVLILIGGIRELLGTGIIDPFGMTLINLSGIIHPAMFMTMSPGAFLTIAVLMTIVNYRRQQKAAKGG
- the rnfA gene encoding Rnf electron transport complex subunit RnfA, which translates into the protein MAESLFTIFLEGVFIKNFLLIQFLGLCSFVGVTKDLKSASGMSGAVVFVMAMAATVSFALYNFILVPLKLEFLRTIAFIVVIAALVQLVEFIVRKHVPALYRSLGIYLPLITTNCAVLGAVLLNVMNDFDFAQSVVFGVAAGLGYTVAMLMMAAIRERSDLVEVPKSVGRGVTYAFFIATIMSMSFVNFFGVIPLE
- a CDS encoding Fe-S cluster domain-containing protein is translated as MLINSIAVLAGLGFAVGVMLVIASKVFKIDSNPLIDDVASLLPGANCGGCGFAGCAACAEAIVENGAPVNSCPVGGFEVAKQIGALLGQEVTETEPAYPFVRCQGGNVNCTTLYDYEGVEGCKAALMICDSRKGCTYGCVGLGTCVRACQFGALSMGENGFPVVNKVLCTSCGNCIAACPNGVLTFARDSEKVHVLCRSHDKGKDVKAVCEVGCIGCKKCEKECPAGAIKVTDFLAEIDQEKCTACGACVAICPQKAIELR